The Primulina tabacum isolate GXHZ01 chromosome 1, ASM2559414v2, whole genome shotgun sequence genome contains the following window.
TCCGATCTCCACAGGCAAGACTGCTTCCGAACCATAGACTAAGTAGTAAGGCGTTTCCCGAGTAGCTGTTCGAGGTATGGTCCGATATGCCCACAATATACTCGGTAATTCTTCTACCCAATCTTTACCTTTCCCATGAAGTCGAGCTTTTATTGCTTGTACAATGATCATGTTAGTTACCTAAGTTTGACCATTGGCTTGGGGGTAGGCCACTGAGGTGAAAGATTGAGCGATCTTCATTTCTTGACACCAAGATGTGATTTTCTTCCCTTGGAATTGTCTCCCATTGTCTGAAATTAATCTTCTCGGGATGCCAAATCTGCAAACAATATTTTTCCAGAGGAATTTCATCACCTCTTCCTCAGTAATTTTGGCCAAGAGTTCAGCCTCCACCCATTTAGAGAAATAATCTACAACTACAAGAAGGAATTTTTTCTGTGCCCGGGCAATTGGAAATGAGCCCACAATATCCAACCCCCATTGATCAAAGGGGCAAGATGCTGAGATGGGTCGCATGTCAGCAGCTGGGCGATTATGAAAATTAGAATGGTGCTGGCAACCCTTACATTTCTGAACAAGTTGAGCAGCATCTTGACTTATTCGGGGCCACCAAAATCCGGCTAATATAGCTTTCCGAGACAGGGCAGTCCCACCAAGATGTTCACCACAGCACCCTTCATGTATTTCTCGGAGGACATATTCTACTTCATTTTCTGATAAGCATTTGAGTAAAGGGCCCTGATATGATCGTCTGTACAAAACATCATTTAAAAGGACAAACCTGGGTGCTTGCTTTTTGATTTTCAGAGCCTGAGCTCGATCTTCCGGAAGCTTAGCATGGACTATATATTCGATTAGAGGAGTCATCCATGAATTTTCTCGAGAAACCGTCATTTCTTCATCAACGGAGAGAACTAACCAGGTAAAACACAGGACTTCCCGGGTGCTTATGTCTGACATAGAGGCGGCTAATTTGGCTAAGGTATCAGCCTCTCCATTTTCTTCCCTAGGAATTTGTTCAATGCTCCAGTTGGTCAGAGACGTTGCCTGGGCCGTGATGAGCCCCAGATATTTGAGCATTTTTTCATTCTTGGCCTCATACGTCCCTTTTATCTGCTAGGCGACCAAATGAGAATCAGAGTAAATAATGACCCGGGAAGCGCCGACTTCCCGGGCAGCTTGCAATCCTGCCAGAACGGCTTCATACTCAGCTTCATTATTGGTGACCCGGGAGTCGATTCTCAGGGCCAATTTAATCTTCTCCCAAGATGGAGCAACCAAAACCACTCCGACTCCGCACCCTGAAAAATTCGACGCACCATCAACAAAAACTCTCCATACTTCCTCTTCTCTCAGTTGAATCATTTCTATCAAGAAATCAGTTAATGCATGGGCTTTTATAGCAACTCAAGGTTTGTATTCAATGTCATACTCCCCGAGCTCTATTGTCCACTTGACTATTCTGCCTGATACTTCAGCATGTGTCATGATCCTTCCAAGCGGAGAGTTAGTGAGAACCACAATAGGATGTCAGAGAAAATATGGTCTCAGCTTCCGGGCAGTTACTACCAGGGCCAGGGCTATTTTTTCCACTTCACTGTAATTCAATTAGGCTCCTCTGAGGGCATGACTAACATAATACACTGGTTTTTGATCGGTCCCCTCCTCTCGGACAAGTACAGAGCTGACAACATATTTCGTGGTGGATAAATAGATCCACAGCTTTTCCCCGGACTTAGGCTTGACAAAGACAGGTAGTTCGGATAAATGCTTCTTCAGATCTTGAAAAGCCTGCTCACATTTTTCGTCCCATCCAAATTTTTGCGCCTTCCACAGGACTTGAAAAAAAGGGTAGCTTCTATGGGCAGATCGGGAAATGAATCGAGATAAGGCAGCGATTTTCCCGGTCAGTTTCTGCACTTCCTAGACAGATTGAGGGGAAAGCATGTCaattatttctttgatttttTCTGGGTTTACTTCAATTCCCCGATCGGTTACCAAGAAACCCAAGAATTTTCCACTTTTGACTCCAAATACACATTTGGCCGAGTTGAGCTTTATTCCATATTTTCTCAGGGTGGCAAAGGTTTAAGCCAAATCATCAATGAAGCAAGAGACTTCCCGGGTTTTGATCAGGAGACATAGACTTCAGTGTTCCTGCCTATCTGCTTCTGAAAAACATGATTCATAAAAATTTGGTATGTGGCTCCGGCATTCTTCAATCCAGAAAGCATTACCACGTAACAGAAAATGCCTCCAGAAGTGATAAAACTGGATTTATCTTGATCTTCCCGGGCTAAAGGGATTTGATGGTACCCCTGATAAGCATCCATAAAGCTTAATAATTTGAATCCGGATGTTGAGTCCACCAGTTGATCAATCCGAGGAAGTGGATAACAATCTTTGAGACAAGCTTTATTTAGGTCCCTAAAGTCTACGCACATTCTCCACTTCCCGGTAGCTTTTGGAAGAAGGaccacattcgagagccaaCTAGGGAATTGAACTTCCTGAATGTGACTGGCCTGTAACAGCTCTCCCACCTGCTCATCAATGACTTTATCTTTTTCTGGGCCAAAATGCCTTTTATTCTGCTTCACGGGCCGGGATCTCGGGaggatatttaatttatgctCAGCCACCTGTGGCGAGATCCCGGCTAGTTCCTGTTGAGACAAGGCGAAAACATTAATGTTAGCTTTTAAACAGTTTAAGAGTTTTACCCGGATGGAAACTTCAAGGTCTCAGGCTACCCGGATATGTTTCCCTGGCTCAACTTCTACCATTTCTTGTTCTTCATCCGCCACGAAATGCACTTCCCCCTTCTCCACTACTCCCCCTCCTACTTCAACTCTTGCCTTCTTTCCCTCTCTCCTGGCTTTACGTTTATCAGCCCGGACTGGTTCCACATAGCATTTCCGAGAAGAAGGCTGGTCTCCCCGGACTTCTCCTACCCGGGCTCCCACTAGAAATTTGATCTTTTGGTGGTAGGTGGATGCCACGGCCCTCAACTCGTTTATAGTCGGCCTCCCCAGAATAATGTTATACGATTATGGGGAGTCCACCACAGTGAAAGAGGTCATCACTGTCTTTCTAAGATCTTGGGAGCCCAAAGTTAGTGGCAAGACAATATCCCCTTCCGGATAAACCACATGGCCAGCAAATCCATAGAGTGCAGTCTCCACAGCTTCTAAATGATAACCCTGCAAGTCCATCTGTATGAGGATCTCTTTAAAGATTACATTCACAGAACTCCCTGAGTCAATAAAAACCCTCATGACATCATAGTTGGCCACCCGGGCTTGAATGACTAGGGCATCATTATGGGGAAGATTTACTCCCTTCAAATCCTCCGGCCCAAAGCTGATTACCGCCTCATTCCTCCTCATCCCCTCCACTTCCATGCAATCCCTCCTACTCCTGGATTTCCTCGCCCGGTTAGAGTCACCATCAGTTGATCATccagaaatcatttttattactcCCCGAATCGGAGAAGGGTCTTTCTTCTCTGGTTGTTTATTTCTCTTTTCCTGGGATCTCCCTTCCtctttcccatttccactcgggatgTCAGCCGTCCTCCTAGGAGCATTAGGTCCGGGATGCCGAGATAACCAAGGTGGTTACCTCGGCTCACTGTATGTACGAGGTGCTGGAGCAGGACGTTGATGGGACTCTTTCTTCAAAGTTCGACACTCATTAGTGTCATGGGAACACTCTTTGTGAAGGGTGCAAAACCCTTTCTTCTCTAGTCTTGGCAGTCGCGCCATTGAACTTGGACAAGGGGCCATATCCGAGCTACATTCTTCAATTTCTCAATCCCGGGCAATTCTCAAAGGGACATGAGAGAACTGCCCTGAACCACCCCTCATGTGAATTCTCTCCTCGGGACTGGCAACCCGGTTTCCCCTGACTCTTTTCAAGGCCTCTCTTTTTTGGTTATGTGCCTCTTTCATGTTGATGTATTTCTCTGCCCGGGACAAGAGATCTTCAAAATTCCCTGGCAATTTTTTGGTCAGAGATCGAAAGAAATCTCCCTGCCACAACCCCTGCATAAAAGCATTAGTTTTTGTCTCGGGGGCGCAGGCAGGGACATCCAAAGCTACTCGATTAAATCTCTTGATGTATGCTCTCAAAGTTTCATCTTGGCCCTGCTTCACCTCAAACAGGCTGAAAGCAGTCTTCTTATATTTCTTGCTGCTACTGAACTGGtgcaataatattttttgaaaatcttcaAAAGAATGAATGCTCTGAGGTGCTATCCCTTCGAACCATCTTTGGGCTGAGTCAACCAGGGTGGTCAGAAGTACTTTGCATTTGATTTA
Protein-coding sequences here:
- the LOC142511202 gene encoding uncharacterized protein LOC142511202; the encoded protein is MIQLREEEVWRVFVDGASNFSGCGVGVVLVAPSWEKIKLALRIDSRVTNNEAEYEAVLAGLQAAREIKGTYEAKNEKMLKYLGLITAQATSLTNWSIEQIPREENGEADTLAKLAASMSDISTREVLCFTWLVLSVDEEMTVSRENSWMTPLIEYIVHAKLPEDRAQALKIKKQAPRFVLLNDVLYRRSYQGPLLKCLSENEVEYVLREIHEGCCGEHLGGTALSRKAILAGFWWPRISQDAAQLVQKCKGCQHHSNFHNRPAADMRPISASCPFDQWGLDIVGSFPIARAQKKFLLVVVDYFSKWVEAELLAKITEEEVMKFLWKNIVCRFGIPRRLISDNGRQFQGKKITSWCQEMKIAQSFTSVAYPQANGQT